A single genomic interval of Pelagerythrobacter marensis harbors:
- a CDS encoding ATPase, giving the protein MNGGSHIRAIGSDTPVDAPANGENAFADPAAIEPAAAEAGDDDANGFTEADGDRAPKRGWLVPALAVLAFLAWTAFFVWTYRGPMLDGAGPGQWIGWISQWATPVALVAVLWLLATRNSRREARRFGEVAQLLSHESQMLEARLATVNRELSLAREFLASQSRELESLGRVATERLSTHADRLQGLVRDNGQQVDALASVSTTALDNMNKLRDDLPVIANSARDVSSQIGNAGRIARDHVDELVAGFERLDDFGQASERRVDSLRSRIDEALRLFEEHGEQLDHATAERLSALREKSEAFRVDLEAREIETLAALRRRADALSEELRTAHEALATEEEEALVSLRARLGGLRDEAKTIGNALREGEQTALESWNAQIEAMQARLAEAIDTIKGIDANALAAANRKLQALKSDAETVDRGIEERDRQLAERMAERHAALDAAQGEIAEAFAARLAEIDTAIAERREAHIAQVDELAGKGEAITARIAQLRDEAEAIARHGGETEEALTGSLERLEAKLVASRASLAGTDEAVAGLTEASVRLLELLRASSQHSAEDLPAAIGEAEARLALVEERATALKDTVEEASLTGARLSEYVAGAQDTGRETIADIDALHERFAQANETYADQIARLRDTIASLGEEGAAVAGKAQDDLREAIETLEMAARSARAAIGEDAGESIRELAERIGDETSRALDAVIREKAEQSIGQLEKAASKASDSSRQAAVQLRDQLAKVDELAGNLETRVARARERAEEQVDNDFARRMALITESLNSNAIDITKALSSEVSDTAWASYLRGDRGIFTRRAVRLLDNAEARSVAGLYESEPEFRENVNRYVADFEGMLRTMLSTRDGNALGVTLLSSDMGKLYVALAQAIKRLRG; this is encoded by the coding sequence ATGAACGGGGGATCCCATATCAGGGCCATTGGTTCCGACACACCGGTCGACGCGCCGGCGAACGGCGAAAACGCCTTCGCGGACCCTGCGGCGATCGAACCCGCTGCCGCAGAAGCCGGCGACGACGACGCAAACGGTTTCACGGAAGCGGATGGCGATCGGGCGCCGAAACGTGGCTGGCTGGTGCCTGCCCTGGCCGTCCTTGCATTCCTCGCCTGGACGGCATTCTTTGTCTGGACATATCGGGGCCCGATGCTGGACGGCGCGGGCCCGGGCCAGTGGATCGGCTGGATCAGCCAGTGGGCCACCCCGGTCGCCCTCGTGGCGGTCCTGTGGCTGCTTGCCACCCGCAACAGCCGCCGCGAGGCGCGCCGTTTCGGCGAAGTCGCGCAACTGCTTTCGCATGAATCGCAAATGCTCGAAGCCCGGCTGGCGACGGTCAACCGCGAGCTGAGCCTGGCCCGCGAATTTCTTGCCTCGCAGTCGCGCGAGCTGGAATCGCTCGGGCGCGTCGCCACCGAACGTCTTTCCACCCATGCCGATCGCCTGCAGGGCCTGGTTCGGGACAACGGGCAGCAGGTCGATGCGCTGGCGAGCGTCAGCACGACCGCGCTCGACAACATGAACAAGCTGCGCGACGATCTCCCGGTCATCGCGAATTCCGCGCGCGACGTTTCCAGCCAGATCGGCAATGCCGGGCGCATCGCGCGGGACCACGTTGACGAGCTGGTCGCCGGGTTCGAGCGTCTCGACGACTTCGGCCAGGCAAGCGAACGGCGGGTCGATTCGCTGCGGAGCCGCATCGACGAGGCGCTTCGCCTGTTCGAAGAGCATGGCGAGCAGCTGGACCACGCGACTGCCGAGCGGCTTTCCGCCCTGCGCGAGAAGAGCGAAGCATTCCGCGTCGATCTCGAAGCGCGGGAGATCGAAACGCTCGCCGCGCTCCGCCGGCGGGCGGACGCGCTGTCGGAAGAGCTGCGCACGGCGCACGAGGCGCTCGCGACGGAGGAGGAGGAAGCCCTCGTTTCCCTGCGCGCGCGCCTGGGCGGCCTGCGCGACGAGGCGAAAACGATCGGCAATGCGCTGCGCGAGGGCGAGCAAACCGCGCTCGAGAGCTGGAACGCGCAGATCGAGGCGATGCAGGCCCGGCTCGCGGAAGCGATCGACACGATCAAGGGCATAGATGCAAATGCCCTCGCCGCTGCCAATCGCAAGCTGCAGGCACTGAAGTCCGACGCCGAGACGGTCGACCGCGGGATCGAGGAACGCGACCGTCAGCTCGCGGAACGCATGGCGGAACGCCATGCCGCGCTGGACGCTGCGCAAGGCGAAATCGCCGAAGCCTTCGCCGCGCGGCTGGCCGAGATCGACACCGCTATCGCCGAACGGCGCGAGGCGCACATTGCGCAAGTGGACGAACTGGCCGGCAAGGGCGAAGCGATCACCGCAAGGATCGCGCAATTGCGCGACGAGGCCGAAGCGATAGCGCGCCATGGAGGCGAGACCGAGGAAGCCCTGACCGGCAGCCTCGAGCGGCTGGAAGCCAAGCTCGTTGCCAGCCGTGCGTCGCTCGCCGGAACCGACGAGGCCGTGGCCGGCCTGACCGAAGCGAGCGTCCGGCTGCTCGAGCTGCTTCGGGCGAGCAGCCAGCATTCGGCCGAGGACCTGCCGGCCGCGATCGGCGAGGCCGAAGCGCGCCTTGCTCTCGTGGAAGAGCGGGCCACGGCGCTGAAGGATACGGTCGAGGAAGCGAGCCTCACCGGAGCCAGGCTTTCCGAATATGTGGCCGGTGCGCAAGATACGGGCCGTGAGACGATAGCCGATATCGACGCGCTGCATGAACGCTTCGCGCAGGCGAACGAAACTTACGCCGACCAGATCGCGCGGCTGCGCGATACGATCGCGAGCCTGGGCGAAGAGGGCGCAGCCGTGGCCGGAAAGGCGCAGGACGACCTTCGCGAAGCGATCGAAACGCTGGAAATGGCGGCGCGGTCGGCCCGCGCTGCCATCGGCGAAGATGCCGGCGAGAGCATTCGCGAACTGGCCGAACGGATCGGCGACGAAACCTCGCGAGCCCTCGATGCGGTGATCCGGGAGAAGGCCGAACAATCGATCGGCCAGCTCGAGAAAGCGGCGTCGAAAGCATCGGATTCCAGCCGGCAGGCAGCGGTTCAGCTGCGGGATCAGCTGGCCAAAGTGGACGAGCTGGCAGGCAATCTGGAAACCCGCGTCGCCCGTGCGCGCGAACGGGCCGAAGAGCAGGTGGACAACGATTTCGCCCGCAGGATGGCGCTGATCACCGAAAGCCTCAATTCCAACGCGATCGACATCACCAAGGCGCTCTCCAGCGAAGTGAGCGACACCGCCTGGGCTTCGTATCTGCGCGGCGATCGCGGCATCTTCACGCGGCGCGCGGTGCGGCTGCTCGACAATGCCGAAGCGCGCTCGGTCGCTGGCCTTTACGAAAGCGAACCGGAGTTTCGCGAGAACGTGAACCGCTACGTCGCCGATTTCGAAGGCATGTTGCGCACCATGCTTTCAACCCGCGACGGCAATGCGCTGGGCGTGACGCTGCTCAGCTCCGACATGGGCAAGCTCTACGTCGCGCTGGCCCAGGCGATCAAGCGGCTAAGAGGCTAG
- a CDS encoding HAMP domain-containing sensor histidine kinase gives MNAQSSGFLARGRVDADDRLIEADEPIAGLQRQCGGEIPGPLAIPALRNAIGRARMAGRRFGTGFEAQGDDEIVRARVEIFPHTDRGGECSIGVTDWQVSPVPGESDAQAATRRLEIERNVAELWARLDSAQCVLAVETQAPDLEPLGRRMRERLGYPWTDFVELPGTVHRQPLHWRLLDDTRVRVPESQREWKVVLAPLGPQDRGSRGFDLFLVADSAPVPGRPESGAEPAAPPVTRRIGQELSPVLRQPIARIIANAETIRTRLAGPLAEEYSNYAADIAAAGQHLLALIDDLSDLEVVESEDFATAPDRIDLGDVARRAAGILAVRARERHIELVAPEEGQSVPAIAEFRRVLQILLNLLGNAIRYAPEGSTVRLKLSARKGRARVSVIDQGAGLSAEQQARVFEKFERLGRSGDGGSGLGLYISRRLARAMGGDLSVKSKPGQGASFRLDLPLDRAKSETSSG, from the coding sequence ATGAACGCGCAATCTTCCGGTTTTCTTGCCCGCGGACGGGTCGATGCCGACGACCGCCTGATCGAGGCCGACGAACCCATCGCCGGCCTTCAGCGCCAATGCGGCGGCGAGATCCCCGGGCCGCTGGCGATCCCTGCCTTGCGCAACGCGATCGGCCGGGCGCGCATGGCGGGCAGGCGCTTCGGCACCGGGTTCGAGGCGCAGGGCGACGACGAAATCGTCCGGGCGCGGGTCGAAATCTTTCCCCATACCGATCGCGGCGGCGAATGCTCGATCGGCGTTACCGACTGGCAGGTCTCGCCCGTGCCGGGGGAAAGCGACGCCCAGGCCGCGACGCGCCGTCTGGAAATCGAGCGCAATGTCGCGGAGCTGTGGGCGCGCCTCGATTCGGCGCAATGCGTTCTCGCGGTGGAAACGCAGGCGCCCGATCTCGAGCCGCTGGGCCGGCGTATGCGCGAACGGCTGGGATATCCCTGGACCGACTTCGTCGAATTGCCCGGCACGGTACACCGGCAACCGCTGCACTGGCGCCTGCTCGACGACACCCGGGTCCGGGTGCCGGAATCGCAGCGCGAATGGAAAGTCGTGCTGGCGCCGCTCGGCCCGCAGGACCGGGGGAGCCGCGGTTTCGACTTGTTCCTGGTCGCGGATTCGGCCCCTGTCCCGGGCCGGCCCGAAAGCGGCGCGGAACCGGCCGCCCCCCCGGTGACCCGCAGGATCGGGCAGGAACTGTCGCCCGTCCTGCGCCAGCCGATCGCTCGCATCATTGCCAATGCGGAAACGATCCGCACCCGTCTGGCCGGGCCTCTGGCGGAAGAATACAGCAACTATGCGGCGGACATTGCCGCGGCAGGGCAGCATCTGCTGGCGCTGATCGACGACCTGTCCGATCTCGAAGTCGTGGAATCGGAAGATTTCGCCACGGCGCCGGACCGGATCGATCTGGGCGACGTCGCCCGGCGCGCGGCGGGCATTCTCGCGGTTCGGGCCAGGGAACGGCACATCGAACTGGTCGCCCCGGAAGAAGGGCAATCGGTCCCGGCGATCGCGGAGTTCCGCCGGGTCCTGCAGATATTGCTCAACCTTCTGGGCAATGCGATCCGCTACGCGCCCGAAGGTTCGACCGTGCGGCTGAAGCTTTCGGCCAGGAAAGGGCGCGCGCGCGTCAGCGTGATCGACCAGGGGGCGGGCCTGTCAGCGGAGCAGCAGGCGCGCGTGTTCGAGAAGTTCGAACGCCTGGGCCGCAGCGGCGACGGCGGTTCGGGGCTGGGCCTTTACATTTCCCGCCGGCTGGCCCGCGCGATGGGGGGCGATCTTTCGGTCAAGAGCAAGCCGGGCCAGGGCGCGAGCTTCCGCCTCGACCTCCCCCTCGATCGCGCGAAAAGCGAGACGTCATCCGGCTAA
- a CDS encoding Hpt domain-containing protein, with translation MVHENGTLDATLAAAAGDDPALLAELRAAFVESLERQIDLLGRARCDGNWEVAALRLKGLAASFHAGPLLRLAEDAIAAAPGDPVILRKLRDFTRSFSAGSG, from the coding sequence ATGGTCCATGAAAACGGCACCCTCGATGCCACACTGGCGGCCGCGGCGGGGGACGATCCCGCGCTGCTCGCGGAACTGCGGGCGGCCTTTGTCGAAAGTCTCGAACGTCAGATCGACCTGCTGGGGCGGGCCCGGTGCGACGGCAATTGGGAAGTGGCCGCGCTGCGCCTGAAAGGGCTCGCCGCAAGCTTCCACGCCGGGCCCTTGCTCCGGCTCGCCGAAGATGCGATCGCGGCTGCACCCGGCGACCCGGTAATCCTCCGAAAGCTGAGGGACTTTACCAGGTCCTTTTCCGCCGGATCGGGCTGA
- a CDS encoding DUF1467 family protein produces the protein MQWTSFLAIYLLVWVLSAFVMLPWGIRTHDELGLDKVPGQADSAPGNFRPWRVVVRATILAAVLTGLFALNYQYGWIGVSDLDVTRLAS, from the coding sequence ATGCAATGGACCTCGTTCCTTGCAATCTACCTGCTCGTATGGGTGCTCAGCGCCTTCGTGATGCTGCCCTGGGGCATTCGCACGCACGACGAACTGGGGCTCGACAAAGTCCCGGGCCAGGCCGACAGCGCCCCCGGCAATTTCCGTCCATGGCGGGTCGTGGTGCGAGCGACGATACTGGCGGCGGTTCTGACCGGCCTCTTCGCGCTCAATTACCAATATGGCTGGATCGGGGTTTCCGACCTCGACGTGACGCGGCTAGCCTCTTAG
- the nuoN gene encoding NADH-quinone oxidoreductase subunit NuoN, with protein sequence MDLKSSLALIAPEIVLSLSALALLLFAAWSRNSGRPVGILAAIALGGASFLAAPALCSGAMGADTLAFGGQFAADAFASFAKILIFLSAIGCLMVAPKFFDRDGGLRPEYPVLMLLATLGMAIMVSATDFMTLYIGLELNSLAAYVLASFMRSDDRSAEAGLKYFVLGALASGILLYGASLVYGFTGTTSFEGVRAAMAGELSMGMLFGLIFVLAGLAFKIAAVPFHMWTPDVYEGAPTPVTTFFATAPKVAAIALTARVALDAFGGQTDAWRQIVIFAALASIVVGALGAIGQSNLKRLLAYSSINNVGFILIGLAAGTAGGVSAMLVYLAIYVAMSLGSFVAVLMLRNAQGEQVENLADIAGLSGTRPLLALCLAMMMFSLAGIPPLFGFWGKFVVFWAAVEADLVALAAIGIAASVIGAFYYIKVVKVMYFDEPVGVVTGRSDWAHWLILGVTAVIVSPLGYLLTRVLGDFADRAAQALLLIA encoded by the coding sequence ATGGACCTCAAGTCTTCCCTCGCGCTCATCGCGCCGGAAATCGTGCTGAGCCTGTCGGCGCTGGCGCTGCTGCTCTTTGCCGCGTGGAGCCGCAATTCCGGCCGCCCGGTCGGCATTCTTGCCGCGATCGCGCTGGGCGGGGCGAGTTTCCTCGCCGCGCCGGCTCTTTGCAGCGGTGCCATGGGCGCCGATACGCTTGCCTTCGGCGGGCAGTTCGCGGCCGATGCTTTCGCGTCCTTCGCCAAGATCCTGATCTTCCTGTCCGCGATCGGCTGCCTGATGGTGGCTCCGAAGTTCTTCGACCGCGACGGAGGGCTGCGGCCCGAGTATCCGGTGCTGATGCTGTTGGCCACGCTGGGCATGGCGATCATGGTTTCGGCAACCGATTTCATGACGCTCTATATCGGGCTCGAACTCAACAGCCTTGCCGCCTATGTCCTGGCGTCGTTCATGCGCAGCGACGATCGCTCGGCGGAAGCGGGTCTCAAGTATTTCGTCCTCGGCGCGCTCGCCAGCGGCATCCTGCTCTATGGCGCCAGCCTCGTCTACGGCTTCACCGGCACGACCTCGTTCGAAGGCGTGCGCGCGGCGATGGCCGGCGAATTGTCGATGGGCATGCTGTTCGGGCTGATCTTCGTCCTCGCCGGGCTGGCGTTCAAGATCGCCGCCGTCCCGTTCCACATGTGGACTCCCGACGTCTACGAAGGTGCGCCGACGCCCGTGACGACCTTTTTCGCCACCGCGCCGAAGGTCGCCGCCATAGCGCTGACGGCGCGTGTCGCGCTCGATGCCTTCGGCGGCCAGACCGACGCTTGGCGCCAGATCGTGATCTTCGCCGCGCTCGCCTCGATCGTGGTCGGCGCGCTGGGCGCGATCGGGCAGAGCAATCTCAAGCGGCTGCTGGCCTATTCCTCGATCAACAACGTCGGCTTCATCCTGATCGGCCTTGCCGCGGGCACGGCCGGCGGGGTCTCGGCCATGCTGGTCTATCTCGCGATCTATGTCGCAATGTCGCTGGGCAGCTTCGTCGCGGTGCTCATGCTGCGCAATGCGCAGGGTGAGCAGGTGGAGAACCTGGCCGACATTGCCGGATTGTCCGGCACGCGCCCGCTGCTCGCGCTCTGCCTGGCGATGATGATGTTCAGCCTGGCCGGCATTCCGCCGCTGTTCGGCTTCTGGGGCAAGTTCGTGGTGTTCTGGGCCGCGGTCGAGGCCGATCTCGTGGCACTGGCGGCCATCGGTATCGCGGCCAGCGTGATCGGCGCGTTCTATTACATCAAAGTCGTCAAGGTGATGTATTTCGACGAGCCGGTCGGGGTGGTGACGGGCAGGAGCGACTGGGCCCACTGGCTGATCCTGGGTGTCACCGCCGTGATCGTTTCCCCGCTCGGTTACCTGTTGACCCGCGTGCTGGGCGACTTCGCCGACCGCGCGGCGCAGGCGCTGCTGTTGATCGCTTGA
- a CDS encoding type III pantothenate kinase has translation MLLAVDVGNTNVVFALFAMADEGGREIRARWRIATDARRTGDEYAVWLLQLMKIEGIARDAITQIIFGSVVPRAVHNLTVLAEKYFGLTPLIAGEGAAGWGMAIDVDEPRSLGADRALNAIAAHARYSGDLIVVDFGTATTFDAVDFNGAYKGGIIAPGINLSLDALVGNTAKLPRIAIEAPRGASVIGTNTEDQMLIGVFWGYVSMMEGLIARMREEIGRPAKVVATGGLAILFDEHTEIFDAVDADLTLEGLALLAERASA, from the coding sequence ATGCTGCTCGCCGTCGATGTCGGAAACACCAACGTGGTCTTCGCCCTGTTCGCCATGGCGGACGAGGGGGGGCGCGAGATCCGGGCGCGCTGGCGGATCGCCACCGATGCGCGCCGCACCGGCGACGAATACGCGGTCTGGCTGCTCCAGCTGATGAAGATCGAAGGGATCGCGCGCGATGCGATCACGCAGATCATCTTCGGCTCGGTCGTTCCGCGCGCGGTGCACAACCTGACCGTGCTGGCGGAGAAATATTTCGGCCTGACGCCGTTGATCGCGGGGGAAGGGGCGGCCGGCTGGGGCATGGCGATCGATGTCGACGAACCTCGCTCGCTCGGCGCCGACCGGGCGCTCAACGCCATTGCGGCCCATGCGCGCTATTCGGGCGATCTGATCGTGGTCGATTTCGGCACTGCGACGACCTTCGACGCCGTCGATTTCAACGGCGCCTACAAGGGCGGGATCATCGCACCGGGGATCAACCTTTCGCTCGATGCCCTGGTCGGCAACACCGCGAAGCTGCCGCGCATCGCGATCGAGGCGCCGCGCGGGGCGAGCGTGATCGGCACCAATACCGAAGACCAGATGCTGATCGGGGTTTTCTGGGGCTACGTTTCCATGATGGAGGGCCTTATCGCCCGAATGCGCGAAGAGATCGGCCGGCCCGCGAAAGTCGTCGCCACCGGCGGCCTGGCGATCCTGTTCGACGAGCACACCGAAATCTTCGACGCGGTCGATGCCGACCTGACGCTGGAAGGGCTTGCCCTGCTGGCCGAGAGGGCATCGGCATGA
- a CDS encoding ribonuclease J, translating into MRKDFTPENELLFLALGGSGEIGMNVNLYGCDGKWLMVDLGMTFSGGEYPGVDLVFADLEFIEERAKDLVGIVLTHAHEDHIGAVPYFADELGVPLYATPFTADLVRRKLDEAGLTREVKLNVVDNTDRFRLGPFGISYVPLAHSIAEGHALLVDTPYGRVFHTGDWKLDEDPIVGVPTTEEELIAIGDEGVLALVCDSTNVFNPNPSGSEGAVYAGLMDEVKRHAGRRVLVTTFASNVARLHTLGEVAKATGRQLCVAGRSLDRIIEVAQDNGYLEDLPALVDFDTAMRLPRGEVLIVATGGQGEPRAALARIAEGNHPIELVAGDVILFSSRQIPGNEIAIGRLQNQLAERGIVMVTDRQSEIHVSGHPGRPELEALYGWLRPQMLVPVHGEMRHIQEQARLGLAHGIPRAIAQKNGDMVRLAPGEPGKIAEVHAGRLVLDGDIIAPANGEGIVMRRRIAAEGALVVILGPKREDVTLESFGLPLEEDMDEFLLEARSDVLDAIAKLRGKARRDRDEVFEAARLAARRAARRWSGKSPQVKVVLVGG; encoded by the coding sequence ATGAGGAAGGATTTCACTCCCGAAAATGAACTGCTGTTCCTCGCGCTCGGCGGTTCGGGAGAGATCGGCATGAACGTCAACCTCTACGGGTGCGACGGCAAGTGGCTGATGGTCGATCTCGGCATGACCTTCTCGGGCGGCGAATACCCCGGGGTCGACCTGGTGTTCGCCGATCTCGAATTCATCGAGGAGCGGGCGAAGGATCTGGTCGGTATCGTCCTGACCCACGCGCACGAGGACCATATCGGCGCGGTGCCCTACTTCGCGGACGAACTGGGCGTGCCGCTCTACGCCACGCCGTTCACGGCCGATCTGGTGCGGCGCAAGCTGGACGAGGCGGGGCTGACGCGAGAGGTCAAGCTCAACGTTGTCGACAACACCGATCGGTTCCGGCTGGGGCCGTTCGGCATCTCCTATGTGCCGCTCGCGCATTCGATCGCCGAAGGCCACGCGCTGCTGGTCGACACCCCTTACGGCCGGGTGTTCCACACCGGCGACTGGAAGCTGGACGAAGACCCGATCGTGGGCGTTCCCACGACCGAGGAAGAGCTGATCGCCATCGGCGACGAGGGCGTGCTCGCCCTGGTGTGCGATTCGACCAATGTTTTCAATCCCAACCCGAGCGGTTCGGAAGGGGCGGTCTATGCCGGCCTGATGGACGAGGTGAAGCGCCACGCGGGGCGGCGCGTGCTGGTGACCACTTTCGCCTCCAACGTCGCGCGCCTGCATACGCTGGGCGAAGTGGCCAAGGCGACCGGCCGCCAGCTATGCGTCGCCGGGCGCTCGCTGGACCGGATCATCGAAGTCGCGCAGGACAACGGCTATCTGGAAGATCTGCCCGCTCTGGTCGATTTCGACACCGCCATGCGTTTGCCGCGGGGCGAAGTGCTGATCGTCGCGACCGGCGGGCAGGGCGAACCGCGCGCTGCACTCGCTCGGATTGCAGAGGGCAATCACCCGATCGAGCTGGTTGCAGGCGACGTGATCCTGTTTTCCAGCCGCCAGATCCCGGGCAACGAGATTGCCATCGGCCGGCTGCAAAATCAGTTGGCCGAGCGCGGCATCGTGATGGTGACCGACCGGCAGAGCGAGATCCACGTCTCGGGCCACCCCGGCCGGCCGGAGCTGGAGGCGCTCTACGGCTGGCTGCGGCCGCAGATGCTCGTCCCGGTGCACGGCGAAATGCGCCATATACAGGAACAGGCTCGGCTCGGCCTCGCCCACGGCATCCCCCGCGCCATTGCGCAGAAGAACGGCGACATGGTGCGTCTGGCGCCGGGCGAGCCGGGCAAGATTGCCGAAGTGCACGCCGGCCGCCTCGTGCTCGATGGCGACATTATCGCCCCGGCGAACGGCGAGGGGATCGTCATGCGGCGGCGCATTGCGGCGGAAGGCGCGCTGGTGGTGATTCTGGGGCCGAAGCGGGAGGACGTGACGCTCGAATCCTTCGGCCTCCCGCTGGAGGAGGATATGGACGAGTTTCTTCTGGAAGCCAGAAGCGATGTCCTGGACGCAATCGCCAAGTTGCGGGGCAAGGCGCGCCGCGATCGCGACGAAGTTTTCGAAGCCGCGCGCCTCGCCGCGCGTCGTGCGGCCCGCCGCTGGTCGGGCAAGAGCCCGCAGGTCAAGGTCGTGCTGGTGGGGGGCTGA
- a CDS encoding NADH-quinone oxidoreductase subunit M: protein MGGFPILSLMLAVPLLAGIACLFVEAKAARAIALAATLIDLALAIALWVNFDIGGAQWQYTERYALFAGFNYALGIDGIALLLIVLSAFLMPICILASWESITRRVGEYMAAFLLMELLMIGVFAAQDLFLFYIFFEAGLIPMYLIIGIWGGQDRIYASYKFFLYTLLGSVLMLIAMLWMVNEAGTTDIPTLMQYDFPPAAQTWLWLAFFASFAVKMPMWPVHTWLPDAHVQAPTAGSVILAGVLLKMGGYGFIRFSLPMFPEASAQFVWLIWGLSMAAVVITSLIALVQQDMKKLIAYSSVAHMAIVTVGLFAFNVQGLEGAMIVMLSHGLVSGALFLCVGVIYDRLHTREIDRYGGLSINMPRYALFFMVFTMASIGLPGTSGFVGEFLSLAGIYQVNSWVALVCTTGIILAAGYMLYLYWRIAFGIQKNADAAAMPDLNAREWAMLAPIAAAVLWMGVYPESFLAPMRQDIAALDARLARAEPDSDADLAVGPPLAEPANAVAGEHDAADGETEGAH, encoded by the coding sequence ATGGGGGGCTTCCCGATCCTTTCGCTGATGCTGGCGGTGCCGCTGCTGGCGGGAATCGCATGCCTTTTCGTGGAGGCGAAAGCGGCGCGCGCGATCGCGCTCGCCGCCACGCTGATCGACCTGGCGCTGGCCATCGCGCTGTGGGTGAATTTCGATATTGGCGGCGCGCAGTGGCAGTATACCGAACGTTACGCGCTGTTCGCGGGTTTCAATTATGCACTGGGCATAGATGGCATCGCGCTGCTCCTGATCGTGTTGAGCGCGTTCCTGATGCCGATCTGCATCCTCGCCAGTTGGGAATCGATTACCCGGCGCGTGGGTGAATACATGGCGGCGTTCCTGCTGATGGAACTGCTGATGATCGGCGTGTTCGCGGCGCAGGATCTGTTCCTGTTCTACATCTTCTTCGAAGCCGGCCTGATCCCGATGTACCTGATCATCGGCATCTGGGGCGGGCAGGACCGGATCTACGCCAGTTACAAGTTCTTCCTCTACACGCTGCTCGGCTCGGTCCTGATGCTGATTGCGATGCTGTGGATGGTGAACGAGGCGGGGACGACCGACATCCCGACGCTGATGCAATACGACTTCCCGCCGGCGGCGCAGACATGGCTGTGGCTCGCCTTCTTCGCCAGCTTCGCGGTGAAGATGCCGATGTGGCCGGTGCACACCTGGTTGCCCGATGCCCACGTGCAGGCGCCCACGGCCGGCTCGGTCATCCTGGCCGGCGTGCTGCTCAAGATGGGCGGCTATGGCTTCATCCGCTTCAGCCTGCCGATGTTCCCCGAAGCGAGCGCGCAGTTCGTCTGGCTGATCTGGGGCCTGTCGATGGCGGCGGTGGTCATCACCAGCCTGATCGCGCTGGTGCAGCAGGACATGAAGAAGCTGATCGCCTATTCGTCGGTTGCGCACATGGCGATCGTGACGGTCGGGCTGTTCGCCTTCAACGTCCAGGGGCTGGAAGGCGCGATGATCGTCATGCTGAGCCACGGGCTGGTCTCGGGCGCTCTCTTCCTGTGCGTCGGCGTGATCTACGACCGGCTGCACACCCGCGAGATCGACCGCTACGGCGGGCTTTCGATCAACATGCCCAGGTATGCGCTGTTCTTCATGGTGTTCACCATGGCCAGCATCGGCCTGCCCGGCACGAGCGGTTTCGTCGGCGAGTTCCTGAGCCTCGCCGGAATCTATCAGGTTAATTCCTGGGTCGCACTGGTCTGCACCACCGGGATCATCCTTGCGGCGGGTTACATGCTCTATCTCTACTGGCGCATTGCCTTCGGCATTCAGAAGAATGCCGACGCGGCGGCCATGCCCGATCTGAACGCGCGCGAATGGGCCATGCTGGCACCGATCGCGGCGGCGGTCCTGTGGATGGGCGTCTATCCCGAAAGCTTCCTCGCGCCCATGCGCCAGGATATCGCCGCGCTGGATGCGCGCCTGGCGCGTGCAGAGCCCGATAGCGACGCAGACCTGGCCGTCGGCCCGCCGCTTGCCGAGCCCGCGAATGCGGTTGCGGGCGAACATGACGCTGCGGATGGCGAGACGGAGGGAGCGCACTGA
- a CDS encoding biotin--[acetyl-CoA-carboxylase] ligase produces the protein MIEIVAETGSTNADLAARLRGGERVAEGDWLVADRQVAGRGRQGRPWSDGAGNFMGSTVVRPGAGDPPAHTLTLVTALAAYEAVLPLLADPRALVIKWPNDLLLRGAKLSGILLERAGDAVVVGIGINLAQAPDLPDRPTVALAHLGPAPDRDSFAATLAETFDRELERWRSFGVEPLIRRWLAAAHPVETPLRVHDADGAAISGRFAGLAPDASLLLRLEDGTTRAIHAGDVTLG, from the coding sequence TTGATCGAGATCGTCGCCGAAACCGGATCGACCAACGCCGACCTCGCCGCGCGCCTGCGCGGCGGCGAGCGGGTGGCGGAGGGGGACTGGCTGGTCGCGGATCGCCAGGTGGCGGGCCGCGGGCGGCAGGGGCGGCCCTGGTCCGACGGCGCCGGAAACTTCATGGGATCGACCGTGGTCAGGCCGGGGGCGGGCGACCCTCCGGCCCATACCCTGACCCTGGTAACGGCCCTGGCGGCTTACGAAGCGGTTCTGCCGCTCCTCGCCGATCCGCGGGCGCTCGTCATCAAGTGGCCCAACGATCTGCTGCTGCGCGGGGCGAAGCTTTCGGGCATTTTGCTGGAGCGGGCGGGCGATGCGGTCGTCGTCGGCATCGGGATCAACCTGGCGCAAGCGCCCGACCTGCCGGATCGGCCCACCGTGGCGCTGGCGCACCTCGGCCCCGCGCCCGACCGGGATTCGTTTGCCGCAACGCTCGCCGAAACGTTCGACCGCGAGCTGGAACGCTGGCGCAGCTTCGGCGTGGAGCCGCTGATCCGCCGATGGCTGGCGGCCGCCCATCCGGTGGAGACGCCGCTGCGCGTGCACGATGCGGACGGGGCGGCGATTTCGGGCCGGTTTGCCGGGCTGGCGCCCGATGCCTCGCTGCTCCTGCGCTTGGAAGACGGGACGACCCGTGCCATCCATGCAGGCGACGTCACGCTCGGTTGA